The following is a genomic window from Syntrophorhabdaceae bacterium.
CCCGGCGCGGCCGCGGTGGCCCTGTGGGCGACCCATCGCCTCCTCCCTTTGGTGCGGGGCGGCGAGTTTTCGGTGAATATGGGCAAGTCGAGAAACGCGGCCCTCGCCCTCTATAAAAGATTGGAGGCTGACGGGCGGGTGATAGTTCCTTTTGCCCCTGAGCTGGATATTATTTTCTGGGCCTTGCGGGCACCCCGGGTCAGCATTGCATCGGACATGGCCCGGGGCGTGTTTGACGAAGCTGCGAAGCGCAACCTCCACCTCGCCCTCGCGGAATTGCCGGTTGCCTTCTTCGATATGGAAGGGGCGGGTATCGAGCGGGACAGGGAAATGGTCACATGCGTGCGCTCGGTTCTTATGAAGCCGGACCACCTCGCATGGGTCGAGCCTATCTGGGAGATCCTTGATAAGGCCACGAACGAGGCGGTGAAGGCTTTCCGCTGAGGGCGTGTATTCGTAATACAACAATCTTTCGACTATAGAGGGAGTGGAAGTATGAAAACGGTGGCCTTGCTCACCATATCGAATCTCTTTATGACCGCCGCATGGTACGGCCATCTCAGGTTTAAAGAGACGGCCCTTTGGAAAGTGATTATTTTCAGCTGGCTTATTGCTTTTATGGAATACTGTTTTCAGGTGCCTGCAAACCGTCTCGGACACCAGACGTTTTCAGCGGCCCAGCTTAAGATTATTCAGGAGGTGATTACCCTGGTCGTCTTCGCCTTCTTTTCAGTTATCTATCTCAAAGAGGAATTCAAGTGGAACTACCTGGTTGCCTTCGCGCTGATTGCGGCCGCCGTGTTCTTCATGTTTAAAGAGTAGAAAGGGCGCCTGGCTCCGGAGGATATTATGCTTTTAGGACGAATCGACGATGTTTCCATAAGTTTTGGCGGGGCCCATCTCCTGGACCGTGTAAGCCTTCAACTCGAAGCCGGCGAGAGGATCGGCCTTCTTGGCAGGAACGGTTCGGGCAAATCCACCCTTATGAGGCTCCTCACCGGTGACGTAGCCCCTGACGAAGGCGCGATCGTATTCAGCGGCGATGTAAGGACCGCCATATTGCCTCAGGACGTGCCCCAGGGGCTGACA
Proteins encoded in this region:
- a CDS encoding DMT family protein, whose amino-acid sequence is MKTVALLTISNLFMTAAWYGHLRFKETALWKVIIFSWLIAFMEYCFQVPANRLGHQTFSAAQLKIIQEVITLVVFAFFSVIYLKEEFKWNYLVAFALIAAAVFFMFKE